The following proteins are encoded in a genomic region of Aquifex aeolicus VF5:
- a CDS encoding YMGG-like glycine zipper-containing protein: MKKALFLVGLVFTAGVISSCGGVSSQRTYEGAAVGAAVGAAAGVLLDKENRWRGGVIGAALGAILGGTITEIAQRAAKEAAQNNKPVVYRAEDGSQMVRAEPVEKRGNCTLVKTKYYQNGKLVKVEEKEVCE; the protein is encoded by the coding sequence ATGAAAAAGGCTTTATTCTTGGTAGGACTTGTGTTCACGGCGGGAGTTATTTCTTCCTGCGGTGGAGTTTCTTCCCAGAGAACTTATGAAGGTGCCGCGGTAGGTGCTGCTGTAGGTGCAGCTGCGGGAGTGCTACTCGACAAGGAAAACAGGTGGCGTGGTGGAGTGATCGGAGCGGCACTGGGAGCAATCCTCGGAGGAACGATTACGGAAATAGCCCAGAGAGCTGCAAAGGAAGCGGCTCAAAACAATAAACCAGTAGTTTACAGGGCTGAAGACGGTTCTCAAATGGTCAGAGCCGAACCTGTAGAAAAAAGAGGAAATTGTACACTCGTAAAAACTAAGTACTACCAAAATGGAAAACTCGTAAAGGTTGAAGAGAAGGAAGTTTGTGAGTAA
- a CDS encoding thioredoxin family protein, translating to MQGYKREVKKLKSKVNIIEINVEENKELVKKYGVLGVPAFLIVEKGKVKKAFLGTKGLEYLKKGGK from the coding sequence GTGCAAGGCTATAAGCGGGAAGTTAAAAAACTTAAGAGTAAAGTAAACATAATTGAGATAAACGTCGAGGAAAATAAAGAACTTGTGAAAAAATACGGCGTTCTCGGAGTTCCCGCTTTCTTGATCGTGGAAAAAGGTAAAGTAAAGAAAGCTTTTTTAGGAACAAAAGGTTTAGAGTATCTTAAAAAAGGAGGTAAGTAA
- a CDS encoding type 1 glutamine amidotransferase domain-containing protein, whose amino-acid sequence MRKVLIFLEELVEDVEFIYPYLRFKEEGFEVVSAAPKLGEYKGKKGMTFRPDKTIKDVYHQEFDCVFIPGGYAPDRLRRYPEVLHIVKKHYDSGKLVCAVCHGPWVLISAKVVKGKKVTGFFAIKDDLINAGANYTGKPVEVDGNLITATDPKSMLEMMKVIISRLK is encoded by the coding sequence ATGAGAAAAGTACTCATCTTCTTAGAAGAACTCGTTGAAGACGTTGAGTTTATATACCCGTACCTCAGGTTTAAGGAGGAGGGGTTTGAAGTAGTATCCGCTGCCCCGAAGCTCGGAGAGTATAAAGGCAAAAAGGGAATGACTTTCAGACCAGATAAGACCATAAAAGACGTTTACCACCAGGAATTTGACTGCGTATTTATACCGGGGGGATACGCTCCCGACAGACTGAGGAGGTATCCCGAAGTTCTACACATAGTTAAAAAACACTACGACAGCGGAAAGCTCGTTTGTGCGGTTTGCCACGGTCCGTGGGTTCTTATCTCCGCAAAAGTTGTTAAGGGAAAAAAGGTAACGGGATTTTTCGCAATAAAAGATGACCTTATAAACGCAGGTGCGAATTACACGGGGAAACCCGTGGAAGTTGACGGCAACCTTATTACCGCAACCGATCCCAAGTCCATGCTTGAGATGATGAAGGTGATTATATCGAGGCTAAAGTAA
- a CDS encoding DUF1931 family protein, with translation MRLKKLPIRRKMPMELAYIEKLFREEVGLDIKEHKDKAEQISETVVEIYEELLRKGIENANYNGRDYVSYYDLPITEDLERYMNRFIQDRGEEVLKAFVDYLAKLEEELLKAEEALPPLDEELHQKKADILGGIMLMFASVAKQINGDRKLYAESIPVTREVLRTMI, from the coding sequence ATGAGACTGAAGAAATTACCGATAAGAAGAAAAATGCCCATGGAACTCGCTTACATTGAGAAGCTCTTCCGTGAAGAGGTGGGGCTAGACATTAAAGAACACAAAGACAAAGCTGAACAAATATCCGAAACTGTGGTTGAAATATACGAAGAACTTCTCAGGAAAGGCATAGAAAACGCAAACTACAACGGAAGGGATTACGTCTCTTACTACGACCTTCCCATAACCGAAGATCTCGAACGCTACATGAACAGATTTATACAGGACAGGGGAGAGGAAGTATTAAAGGCTTTCGTTGATTATCTGGCAAAGCTTGAAGAGGAACTCTTAAAAGCGGAAGAAGCTCTCCCGCCACTTGACGAAGAACTCCACCAAAAGAAGGCGGATATCCTCGGCGGTATCATGCTTATGTTTGCAAGTGTGGCTAAACAAATAAACGGAGACAGAAAACTCTACGCGGAAAGCATACCCGTAACGAGAGAAGTCCTGAGGACGATGATTTAA